AAAAGCCACAACTGAGCTGGTGGAGAGGAACCTCCATGGTATAATATCTGATTTAAAATCCTACCTCTTCTACATGGCTGTGTAATTCTCTTTAAGTTACTTGATATCTCTCAGCACTAATTTCCTAAACtataaaataaagacaataacaaGGCCAACTTCAGAGGTGGATTTTCCATTAAGTCACTAAATCCTAGGTTAGCCAATATGTATGTATGATCAGGTAGATTTGTAAAATTTGCAAAactgtattcttttttaaaaaagaggtcaCCCAAATTGTGTAACTTCATATCGTACCCAAACAggacccttgtcttgttcccctcAAGGGTTATGttgaggattaaaggagataatacatgtaaagcttTATGACTATGGCTAGAACATGGAAAACACTTTATTAATGTTCATTACTGTTATTATCAAACTATCACAGCCATGgagcccttggtggtgcagtggttaagagctcagctgctaaccaaaaagtcagcagttcagatccaccagctgctcgttggaaaccgtacaaggcagttctactctgtcctatagggtcactatgagtcgtaattgactcaacagcaacaggtctttttttgtttttttataataggCAATTTGATTgcgtttatttttttcctctgctaTATATGAATGAATATTTCATATCTTAAATAACATGGTTTAGGTATATTTAAGAAAGAGTTTGGTATAGCTCACTAACCAAGTTTACGATTTACTTCTTCTACTCAGCAGCTTTGAAAAGAAAGTACAAAATATATTAATACAAGTATTAGACTTATTAATACATGCCTAAGCGGGGTAGCTTTTAGAATTTAATCAAAACTACATTTGCAGTTTAGTAAAGAAATGCAAGACACTGATTCAGAGAAAACTGTGATTTCATGCAGAGTAAAACTTCCTAAGTGATATACCACATGCTTGTCAGGCAGCTATTGCAAGAGAAGATGAGTAGATGGTTGAACTCATCAGAATTACATAAGTCTTATCTTATTCATGCagaatcacacaaatagacactgAGCAACGCATGCAAAGATAGCCATGTTAATTTCTGTCATAGTTTTTCTATTGGAGACACATGATACCTATTTTGTATTCATATAATCTTCTTTTTAGTTATTCATAATACAAATACCATCAAATCTTTTAATCACATACTTAAAAGTTACAGATATAAACTATTTCTATTAATTACAATTAATCACACAAAGTATCACAACATACATTAACTTTTGATTATGGTCCATCTCTggaattttctattattttattcaaATGAAAGAGATCTACATATGAACTAGCTACGAATAAAATTCATCAGGAAAATATGATTTGTATTTCAAATAATGAGAGTTTGAATTACCCTCATTGAATAGTTGAGTCGATATTGGAATTTATTTCATGCTTCAGAATAAAACAAATTTAAGGTAAATATACTAGAGTTGGCTCTAGCAATAGCCTAAATCACGAAGCAATATTGATTTATACATATTTTAGACTGCATTTTTGAATCATTTTTAATGTAAGCAATACCCAAATGGCTAAGCAATAGTAAGAATGGGAAAATTGTTTAGTTCTGCTCTGCTCAATAGAGATAGAAAAGTTAGTAAGTTGTTTCTAGGTCGTGAGTTGAATGGCCAGAATCACAGTGTTATTTCCTGCTTCATACTGTGTCCATTTAGTAAAACAGACTTGGTCACCACGTTCTTAGCGTTGCTTTTCGGAGATGTCATCCGCACTGCTGAAGAACTGAGTAGGTAGCTGGTTGACCTCTCTCGATAGGACTGCCTTCCGCAGCAGAGCTGGCTGTTGAAATGCCTCCTGAAACTTTCACTGAGTAAATAAAGagcaaatggattgacacaagaatTGCAAAAGCTCAGAACTCGGGCAACCAAGGTGATAATCATGTGGCCTAGAGATGGATCAATCTCCTTGTAGTTGAAAGACCGGTACATGTAAAGGATGTGATTTGGGAACCAACAGAAGACAAAGCAGGCCACAAAGACCAGCACAATTTTAGCCAGCCGTTTCCGTGTCTCCATCTGAGGAAATAAGGGAACATTTGCATAAAATCAAAATGGAGACATTCACATCTGACACTTATGAAAGGAATAACACCATAGAATGAAAATGCAACCAAAATTATATAAACTATGTATTTTCCTCATTAAAGTGATGATTTTAACAGTTCAATAAGGCTTACTTTGGTCACtatgatattttcatttaaaaatatttgacagCTTATACAAGATTAGAtgataaattaataataataaaatatttttttttaaaaatccccaaacctgttgctatcatgttgattctgagtcatggcaacgcCACATGTGACCTGGTGGAACTGGTCCACAGAACTtgcatggctgtaatctttatgaaagctgataatcaggtctttcttctgtgttgccactgggtgggtttggacagtCAGCAAATCATTtccgccacctagggaccttatatTATTAATAAACACTATTGTTGCACATGTTAAAGCCATGATCTTAAAAAAATTGTTCttatttttaactgtttttccttttttaagtctTTCTGTGTTTAGTATAAATtcaaataatttctatttttattaaatcCAATGACTTAATGAGCCATAGTATGTATTCaagcttaggtttttttttttttaattgaagtgttttaaataggaaaaatagattaaaataaggcataacttttttttttaacacttattcCGCCCTTAAGATGTAAGCTCCTGACTCATGTAAATCAAAAGGATCCGCTGTAACTGTCAATCCTGTCAACATTACTGTGTtaggtaaatttaaaaataaaaatacatgttcTTTCTTTTCATAAAATTTACATACTGTTTTATAAAAAGGTCTTCAAGAATGTGATACATAGACAGTTCACAAATTGGacattaatctttttttaatctaaaaatcaTTTACTAATGTGTAGAATCCAAGATTCAGCTCGTATTTGTCTAATTTGTTTAAATACTTAAATAAGGCAACATAAACATGAAAACACAATTTGTCAAAAGATACTGATGGTAGGCAACACTATATTTTCTGAGCTAAAACTACCCGTAGTCAACTCAAATATGCCATAAAGAGTGGAAAATGGCTAGGATTGGAACAGATTTGACGTTGAAGAGCAGTAGTGAGTGGCAGCTTGGGAAGTAAACCAAGGTGCAAGTGAAAAGGGCTCTAGGTCAACAAGCAGAATGTGGGACTCCAGATGTATCCCTGTGGCATGCTAGGCAAACGAAATATTAAGGAGGTCAAACTTGAAATGTCTCTTACTAAGCAGCGTCCTCTCTGGCAGATAGAGCCTGGACACAAATTTTATTGCAGTCTGTACTTGGAGATCCACATGGACAGGCAGACCGTTGACATTGTGAGGGAAGTGACTTAGAGGGGGGAGAAACCCAActtaaaaatcaaagcaaaaccTCAAATACCCAAATTGGAATACATATTGGATCACAGGCCTCTGAAAACAAGAAGTGAGTGTAAAATTATAAAGCGTTGTGGcgacacatgagttggaattggcttggcagcaacaggttttttttttttgttttttagtgagtGTATGACCTGGGCATTTGGCTCCAGTGATGTCATATATTTGGataataaatacattaaattaTCTAATAATTACCTTAATGATTGGTTGTTTTTTTAAGCCTTTAAAGCAAATGTGGGTTGCTGATGGAGATGGACTTCGATCAAGGGAGACTACCACCCACACAAGACACCTtcacctggttctgctgctgctaatGTGCTCAAAGCCCCAGCAGGTAACTCCATATACATCCAGCAAATTTCCGTGATCTAAGATTCAATTTTTCGCCTTTAAATTGAGGAACAGGCACACATAGCTTCTGTTCACCCACAGAAATCTTTAGAAGCAGTTCCTCTCCAGGAGTGCACAAAATAAACAACTTGacactctgtcctagaggaacAGTATTTCAGTCTATTTGTGAATTAAAACCATCGGTTTTTATCTGAATTAGTACTGTACATTCTTTAATAAACAAAGAGTGAATAAGGGACATTATGTTCTTCTTAAATTAGTTATATACAATCTTTATAAAGTTATAAAGTTGAGTTAGACCAAGTAAGTACTTCTTCAGCACCGGCCCACCTTTTGATCATACTCCCTTCCTGCCTGCTATCCTCTATTCTCAGAGTCTCCAGCTGTGCCATCCCACCCACACTCCATCCCCAGGTCCCATACAGTGTCCTAGAGTTCTCTCCTGCTGCAGAGTTCTTCTAGGCTCCTTACCCTCTCTGGTGGGCTAATCGGAGAGGAGCTAGTAATTAAATTTATACTTAAAATGTGAAAAACCCTCATTTACTGTGTTATTCTTTGCACATATATTTGCACTTCAAGAAAAATGTTCAAAGAGATTAATTTCTAATGGTGGAATTTTAGGCCTTGTCACAGGCCCAGACAAGAAATAGGCTGGACCTGAGTGAGCATTTTCAGAGCTATGAAACTACCACACACTAGAGACTCCCCCAACATCTCCTCTAGTAAAGGACAGTGCAGGCCCCAGGGAAACCCCTGACTCTGTTCTAAGCCTGCATTGTATTCAGAGCCCATGAAGTAGAACAAAAAATAGCAATTGCTGGACCTGACCAAcgtactacacacacacacacacacaccaagctTACCTGTTTTTTGGTATGCTCATTGTATTCTCCAGGAAGATCATGTACACTTTTAACTAAGGTCTTTGCAATATGATAATAATAAACACTAATAATAATGAGTGGTATAAGGAAATAGACCAAGAAGATGAGCACTGAATGAATCTTAGGGTGTAACTCATCTGTCTGAGGGTAGGGTATGCATGCTGTGAAGCTGCCGTTTTCTAGGTTCCCAATGCGTGTCACTTCAGAAAATACTCCTTCGGGAACTGCCAACAGCACGGAGACTACCCAGATGGCCACGGCTTTCACACAGGTCCACGTCACTGCCCCTGAGGTCTGGATGTCCATGGGCTTTACGATGGCTCTGTACCTGGGAATATGATAAATCTCGATTactgtcttgaaaaaaaaaaaaaacttacttgctgtcttacttatctaatgctgctttaacagaaataccacaagcgagtgactttagcaaacagaagtttattttctcacagctgaggaggctagaagtttgaattcagggtgccacctctaggagaagactttctttctctgtgcattctgggggaaggtccttatctcttttaaGCTGCTATTCCTTGGTGATTATGGTGATCTTCTGTGGCATGACATCTATCCTGCCCCATCTCTGCTTTattgctgcttgcttaatctgttttttatatctcaaaagagagtgaccaAAATATACCCTACAGTaatactacctcattaacataacaaagaaaactgtattcCCAAAAGGAATTAAGTCCCTGGGAaaaaataccatgcttggtaagctagagggtcagcaaaaaagaggaagaccctcaaagagatgaactgacacagtggctgcaacagtgagctcaaacatagcaatgattgtgaggatggcgtagggccgagcagtgtttcattctgttgtacgtagggtctccatgagtcggaaccaactcgatggtacctaacaacaacaacaacatagtgtgatttatgacatgtattttgtggggacacaattcaatctataatgcTTGCTAAGAGAAAGGTTCCAACCAACCAACAACCAGTTATCatgaagttgactctgactcatgatgacctcatgtgtgtcagagtagacctgtgttccatagggttttcagtggctgagttttcagacgtagatcaccaggcctttcttctgaggtacctccaggtagattcaaacttccaaactttcagtcgTTAGCACTTTAGTCAGTTAACCTTTGCAAATGCTCCATTTTCCTCTGTCTGTTTTGTATGAATGGAAGACCTTAAGGTCCCTCGTTCCAACTATCAGCACAGTAGACAGAGAGGGGAACATGTTTTAATTTGACATTTCCCAAGTGGTAGTaatctgcttgcttcttttatgaGTTTTTCCAAATCTACATGTACCACATGTATcattaattgaatatttttatttaaataattttattttttttaattatcagtaTTGTAATTGCTAGACAGATAATAACCATAAACATAAAATTTCCAAGAAAATAATATTATTGAATTCTACCTAACACTCTTCTATCAATTCTGAGCCTCAGGATTTCAACTTTGTTTTCTAAGATGTTAAATCTAATCCAGACTGAAATTTTCTCCATAATCTTATTATAAAGACTGAAACAGAACAATATTCTGTCTTTATAGTTCAATTTTATTTAATGCTATACCTCCATCAAAAACTTTCTCCCTAAAAGTTAAGAAGAAAAAAGTTCCTTGAACCTAGAGTCTGTgtcttgttcactgttgtatctATATAGTACataacacaatgcctggcacatagcaagtattcaataaacatttgcttaGTTAATAAGGGAAGTATATTCTGAGCAACAAGGATATAACTTATTAAGAGAACTTTTGGTAGATTAGGGTGGTGGTATTTTCACATCAGGTTGACGTGGGATGGAGGTGAGGAAAGGAGACAGAATCTAGTCTAGTGATGCCCAAGCTGGCTCAGTCTTCAGAATGATCTAGAAAACTGAATAAAGGCAAAGCATATTAGATTTCTCTGCAGACCTACAGAAGCAGGGTCTCTAGGATGTGAAACTTGGGATTCTTCAATTTAATAAGATTTTCAGGTGATTCGGAGCATATGTTAGGTTTAGAAACGACCTCTCAAGAAGATTGTGAAAGTGAGCATCTTTCCACAGGCTTTCTGCAAGGGTTTCTAGTGCAATGGGAAGTTATTCACTAGAGTGTATAACACTGCGATTCAGCAGAAGCCCAGTGCTTCAGAATGAGATGCCTGCTCTTTCTGATATGTCACACAGTATTTTGAAGTATGTTATCTTACATCAGTAAAACTTATTCTGAACAAAGTTACtaaatgtgtttttaaatatctatatgttaccatgtatctgttgttgtagctgCAGAatcggccccaactcatggccccaactcatgacgactttgtgtatagcaaaacaaaactgttacccagtcctgcaccatcatcatgaccattggtatgttttagtccattcttgctgctattgtgtcaatccaactaattgagggtttcccttatttcctctgaccctctactttaccaaatatgatgttatTTTCTAGaggttggtctttcctggtgacatgtctaaagtaaggaAGCCAAGTCTCACCCTCCACACTTCCaagaagcatcctggttgtatttcttcaagactgacttgtttgttcttctggcaatccacagtatattaaatattctctaCCAATGCCacagttcgaatgcatcaattcttctgtcttcctttccattatttagctttcacatgcatatgagacaattaaaaag
This is a stretch of genomic DNA from Elephas maximus indicus isolate mEleMax1 chromosome 1, mEleMax1 primary haplotype, whole genome shotgun sequence. It encodes these proteins:
- the NMBR gene encoding neuromedin-B receptor; the protein is MPYKSLANLSLTAGANHSGLVPGVSERDLLPALDRTTTELVIRCVIPSLYLLIITVGLLGNSVLVKIFITNSAMRSVPNIFISNLAAGDVLLLLTCVPVDASRYFFDEWMFGKVGCKLIPVIQLTSVGVSVFTLTALSADRYRAIVKPMDIQTSGAVTWTCVKAVAIWVVSVLLAVPEGVFSEVTRIGNLENGSFTACIPYPQTDELHPKIHSVLIFLVYFLIPLIIISVYYYHIAKTLVKSVHDLPGEYNEHTKKQMETRKRLAKIVLVFVACFVFCWFPNHILYMYRSFNYKEIDPSLGHMIITLVARVLSFCNSCVNPFALYLLSESFRRHFNSQLCCGRQSYRERSTSYLLSSSAVRMTSPKSNAKNVVTKSVLLNGHSMKQEITL